Below is a genomic region from Citrobacter telavivensis.
TCCACATTGGTTTAGAAAATGTTGACGATCTGATTGCAGATTTAGCCGCCGGATTTTCTCGCCTCGTGTAAAATTGACGCTAATGGACAGCTATGCAGACACGTCGAGCGAAATTGTCTGCATTTGTTGCGCCCGGGATCAAGTCATCCGGGCCCGTTCAGGAGTACAATAGGGTCATTAAGGCGTAAACGCTGTTCCACAGGAAAGTCCATGGCTGTCATTCAAGATATTATCGCTGCGCTCTGGCAACATGATTTTGCCGCGCTGGCGGACCCACATGTTGTTAGCGTCGTCTACTTTGTGATGTTCGCCACGCTGTTTTTAGAGAATGGCCTGTTACCGGCCTCATTTTTACCCGGTGATAGCCTCCTGCTATTAGCGGGCGCATTAGTCGCGCAGGGCGTCATGAGCTTTGTCCCTACTCTGGTGATCCTGACGACGGCGGCCAGCCTCGGTTGTTGGCTTAGCTATATTCAGGGACGCTGGCTGGGCAATACTCGAACGGTAAAAGGCTGGCTGGCGCAACTTCCGGCGAAATACCACCAGCGCGCGACCTGCATGTTTGACCGCCACGGTCTGCTGGCACTGCTGGCGGGACGCTTTCTGGCGTTCGTACGGACCCTGCTGCCAACCATGGCGGGGATTTCCGGCCTCTCTAACCGCCGTTTCCAGTTCTTCAACTGGCTGAGCGGTCTGCTGTGGGTCGGCGTGGTCACCAGCTTTGGCTATGCCCTCAGCATG
It encodes:
- a CDS encoding DedA family protein; translated protein: MAVIQDIIAALWQHDFAALADPHVVSVVYFVMFATLFLENGLLPASFLPGDSLLLLAGALVAQGVMSFVPTLVILTTAASLGCWLSYIQGRWLGNTRTVKGWLAQLPAKYHQRATCMFDRHGLLALLAGRFLAFVRTLLPTMAGISGLSNRRFQFFNWLSGLLWVGVVTSFGYALSMIPFVKRHEDQVMTFLMILPLFLLAAGLIGTVVVVIKKKYCSA